TGGCTTCGTGCCCGTCTACATCAGAACTGGAGACACACCGCTGGAAGAGATCAACCTCGAGTTAGCTGAGGCCTTCCACGAACTGCCCGCTGGCAGGAGTGCCGGCAAGCAGGTGGAAGCTTCACCAGACATCCCCGAACAAGCTGACCAGCCCCAACCTGACGAGATTCCCGCCCCAGTCGACGACAACATCGACCGCCGTCCATACGAGAAAAAACTCCTCGAGAAGAAAAAGAAAGCGTCTTCCGAACTCCCGAAACCGATCGAACGTAGATAAATAAGCGTACTTAAGTC
This sequence is a window from Trichoplusia ni isolate ovarian cell line Hi5 chromosome 8, tn1, whole genome shotgun sequence. Protein-coding genes within it:
- the LOC113497035 gene encoding uncharacterized protein LOC113497035, whose protein sequence is MYKSLIVLCVVFCVVIEARPKWQHLQPVPGFVPVYIRTGDTPLEEINLELAEAFHELPAGRSAGKQVEASPDIPEQADQPQPDEIPAPVDDNIDRRPYEKKLLEKKKKASSELPKPIERR